Proteins encoded in a region of the Halodesulfovibrio marinisediminis DSM 17456 genome:
- a CDS encoding pancreas/duodenum homeobox protein 1, whose product MQFDTVFTKEKLEELFPASKTDEFFDALYGEAESGAYDIELAFVKGSEDTLEFAFFLNQRNGACLACNLTYGLPQVFMRHPIINVKGLVEEIASLAGMDEVTFELGRTQEESSARHIIPLVIKAA is encoded by the coding sequence ATGCAGTTTGATACCGTGTTTACAAAAGAAAAGCTGGAAGAGTTGTTTCCGGCTTCAAAAACTGATGAATTCTTCGACGCACTCTACGGAGAAGCAGAAAGTGGTGCTTATGACATTGAGCTTGCTTTTGTGAAAGGCTCTGAGGACACCCTTGAATTCGCCTTTTTTTTAAATCAGCGTAATGGTGCATGTCTTGCCTGTAATTTGACTTATGGTCTTCCGCAGGTGTTTATGCGTCATCCTATCATTAATGTGAAAGGATTGGTTGAAGAGATCGCATCGTTAGCTGGTATGGACGAAGTAACTTTTGAGCTTGGAAGAACTCAAGAGGAATCTTCTGCACGCCACATTATTCCGTTGGTGATTAAAGCTGCATAA
- a CDS encoding TetR/AcrR family transcriptional regulator — translation MTMTKKEALLLAAKELFGEYGYAETTFKKISERAGVALGLLTHHYGNKEKLFLAAGLDVLDDFIIKLREACAQGDTGYDSVMNFCRTYLDYSIAPESHFLVLVRCSPYSDMKTQTDRDVMYEKFNQVPRELEYHVRRGIEDGSIKDLPAHETTSVLTCNLVGAIRTRLLTPYAPANLYDEVLKFISRSIKND, via the coding sequence ATGACAATGACAAAAAAAGAAGCTCTGTTACTGGCTGCAAAAGAGCTCTTTGGTGAGTATGGTTACGCCGAGACTACGTTTAAAAAGATTTCTGAACGTGCCGGAGTTGCTCTCGGGCTCCTTACACACCATTACGGAAACAAAGAAAAATTGTTTCTTGCAGCAGGACTGGATGTTCTGGATGACTTCATTATCAAGCTGAGAGAAGCATGTGCTCAAGGTGACACCGGCTACGATTCTGTTATGAACTTTTGTCGTACCTACTTAGACTATTCTATCGCGCCGGAATCACACTTTCTTGTTCTCGTACGTTGCTCTCCATACTCAGACATGAAAACTCAAACTGATCGTGACGTTATGTATGAAAAGTTCAACCAAGTACCTCGCGAACTTGAGTATCATGTACGAAGAGGCATTGAAGATGGCTCCATCAAAGACTTACCTGCTCATGAAACCACTTCAGTCCTGACCTGTAACCTTGTTGGTGCAATTCGAACCCGACTTTTAACACCTTATGCACCAGCTAACCTTTACGATGAAGTCCTCAAATTTATTTCACGTAGTATTAAGAACGACTAG
- a CDS encoding lysophospholipid acyltransferase family protein, which translates to MENYSVMYSNTYTTPSDAKGFLSSKLPSLFFYPSMAKIAYSANREAKQGKSSDQAWVKASLQIIKALERVGVSLSFENISAFTELKSPCVFIGNHMSTLETFVLPAIIQPHKPVTFVIKNSLLTYPFFGDLMASREPIAVNRTNPREDLKTVLSEGCEKLAQGKSIIVFPQSTRSTKFDRSKFNSIGVKLAKKAGVPVVPLALKTDCWGHSKYSKEFGPIDILKKVHFAFDTPIIPEGNGKETHATVCNFIEYSLNKWTK; encoded by the coding sequence ATGGAAAATTACTCTGTAATGTACAGCAATACATATACTACTCCAAGCGATGCTAAAGGCTTTCTTTCCAGCAAGTTGCCTTCCCTCTTTTTTTATCCATCAATGGCTAAAATTGCTTACTCTGCCAACAGAGAAGCAAAACAGGGAAAATCTTCCGATCAGGCATGGGTCAAGGCAAGTTTACAAATTATTAAAGCGCTGGAACGGGTCGGGGTTTCTCTTTCATTTGAAAACATCTCTGCTTTTACAGAACTAAAATCCCCATGCGTGTTCATTGGAAACCACATGAGCACACTTGAAACATTTGTTCTTCCAGCGATTATCCAGCCTCATAAGCCTGTGACATTCGTTATCAAAAATTCTCTACTCACCTATCCGTTCTTTGGAGACCTTATGGCTTCCAGAGAACCGATTGCGGTCAACAGAACAAATCCACGTGAAGATTTAAAAACTGTTTTGTCTGAAGGATGCGAAAAACTGGCTCAAGGAAAATCTATTATCGTTTTCCCCCAGTCCACAAGAAGCACAAAGTTTGATCGCAGTAAATTTAACTCTATTGGCGTAAAGCTTGCCAAAAAAGCCGGTGTTCCTGTTGTGCCTTTAGCGTTAAAGACTGACTGCTGGGGCCATAGCAAATACAGTAAGGAATTCGGTCCAATCGACATTTTGAAAAAAGTTCATTTTGCGTTTGATACTCCAATCATTCCTGAAGGCAATGGTAAAGAGACTCATGCAACTGTATGCAACTTTATTGAATATTCCTTGAACAAGTGGACCAAATAA
- the ettA gene encoding energy-dependent translational throttle protein EttA, with the protein MSQNEPDKIIYSMVRVTKRHGQKEVLKDISLSYFYGAKIGVLGLNGSGKSSLLKVLAGVDTAFEGETHVSPGFTLGYLEQEPLVDETRTVREVVEEGVGDVMALINEFNDINAKFAEPMEPEEMDALIEKQAQVQEQMDAKGAWDIDSRLQMAMDALRCPPADTPVNVISGGEKRRVALCRLLLQNPDILLLDEPTNHLDAESVAWLERYLQNFPGTVIAVTHDRYFLDNVAGWILELDRGRGIPWKGNYSSWLDQKQKRLALEEKRESERQKTLQRELDWIRMSPKGRHSKSKARISAYESLVSHESEAHAKDLEIYIPPGPRLGKQVIEMKDVTKSLGEKLLVEDMSCIIPAGAIVGIIGPNGAGKSTTFKMLIGEETPDSGEVVVGETVQFAHVDQGRDSLESGKSVYEVISGGYETIKLGTQEVNARAYCSRFGITGADQQKNVDVLSGGERNRVHLAQILKSGANVILLDEPTNDLDVNTMRALEEALENFAGSVLVISHDRWFLDRIATHILAFEGDSQVVFYDGNYTEYEADRKKRLGKDADQPQRIKYRKLTR; encoded by the coding sequence ATGAGTCAGAACGAGCCGGATAAGATTATTTATTCGATGGTTCGCGTGACAAAGCGTCACGGTCAGAAAGAGGTTCTCAAGGATATTTCTCTTTCGTATTTTTATGGTGCAAAAATTGGTGTGCTGGGCCTTAACGGTTCCGGTAAATCTTCCCTTCTCAAGGTGCTTGCAGGTGTTGATACTGCGTTCGAAGGTGAAACCCATGTTTCTCCAGGTTTTACTTTAGGCTACCTTGAGCAGGAGCCTCTTGTAGACGAAACACGTACTGTACGTGAAGTAGTAGAAGAGGGCGTTGGTGATGTTATGGCTCTTATTAATGAGTTTAATGACATCAACGCAAAGTTTGCTGAGCCTATGGAACCTGAAGAAATGGATGCTCTTATCGAGAAGCAGGCTCAGGTGCAGGAGCAGATGGATGCCAAAGGCGCATGGGATATTGATTCCCGTTTGCAGATGGCTATGGACGCGCTGCGTTGTCCTCCAGCTGATACACCAGTAAATGTTATCTCTGGTGGTGAAAAACGTCGTGTAGCGTTATGTCGTCTGCTCTTGCAGAACCCGGACATCTTGCTCCTTGACGAACCTACTAACCATCTTGATGCAGAATCTGTTGCATGGCTTGAACGCTACCTTCAGAACTTCCCGGGCACTGTTATTGCTGTAACTCACGACCGTTACTTCCTTGATAACGTTGCTGGCTGGATTCTTGAGCTTGATCGCGGCCGTGGTATTCCTTGGAAAGGCAACTACTCCAGTTGGCTTGATCAGAAGCAGAAGCGTCTTGCTTTGGAAGAAAAAAGAGAGTCCGAACGTCAGAAAACTTTGCAGCGCGAACTTGATTGGATTCGCATGTCTCCAAAGGGACGTCATTCCAAGTCTAAAGCTCGCATCAGTGCGTACGAATCTCTTGTTTCTCATGAGTCTGAAGCACATGCTAAAGATCTTGAAATCTACATTCCACCGGGACCGCGTCTTGGTAAGCAGGTAATCGAAATGAAAGACGTTACTAAGTCTCTCGGTGAAAAACTGCTTGTTGAGGACATGAGCTGCATTATTCCAGCAGGTGCGATTGTGGGTATCATCGGTCCTAACGGTGCGGGTAAATCTACCACATTCAAAATGCTTATCGGTGAAGAAACTCCTGATTCCGGTGAAGTTGTGGTTGGTGAAACTGTACAGTTTGCTCATGTTGATCAGGGACGTGATTCTCTTGAGTCTGGAAAATCCGTATACGAAGTTATTTCCGGTGGGTATGAGACAATCAAACTTGGAACTCAGGAAGTTAATGCTCGTGCATACTGCTCACGCTTCGGTATTACCGGTGCAGATCAGCAGAAGAATGTAGATGTTCTTTCTGGTGGTGAGCGTAACCGAGTGCACCTTGCACAGATCCTTAAGTCCGGTGCAAACGTAATCCTTCTTGACGAACCTACAAACGATCTCGACGTAAATACCATGCGTGCGCTTGAAGAAGCTCTTGAGAACTTCGCAGGCTCTGTGCTGGTTATTTCTCACGACCGCTGGTTCCTCGATCGTATCGCAACCCATATTCTCGCTTTTGAAGGTGATTCTCAGGTTGTGTTCTATGATGGTAACTACACCGAATACGAAGCTGACCGTAAAAAACGTTTGGGCAAAGATGCAGATCAGCCTCAACGAATTAAGTACCGTAAGCTTACTCGATAG
- a CDS encoding BON domain-containing protein — protein sequence MLKKLFCVTVVLTLCYTLSGCAVYNTAVDERNISEQYSDTVITATVLNKLIKEKTSNALDVSVKTYNKKVYLIGEVDSLSQRSRAISTARNTKGVQSVVPYLLLKNEKDFCGTTDNVTMSAQLNKALIADKEIWSTNVSVDVVQCNIVLTGIVGTNKEKQKITQHARAVPKVRSVTSYIQVQ from the coding sequence ATGCTAAAGAAGCTATTCTGCGTTACAGTAGTACTTACACTTTGCTACACCCTATCAGGGTGTGCCGTGTACAACACCGCTGTAGACGAACGTAACATCAGTGAGCAATATTCAGACACTGTTATTACCGCCACTGTGCTCAACAAGCTGATTAAAGAAAAAACAAGTAATGCACTAGACGTCTCAGTTAAGACCTACAATAAAAAAGTTTACCTTATTGGAGAAGTCGACTCACTTTCACAACGTAGCCGTGCCATTTCAACTGCACGCAATACTAAGGGCGTCCAAAGCGTTGTGCCATATTTGCTCCTCAAAAATGAGAAAGACTTTTGTGGCACAACTGACAATGTGACAATGAGTGCACAGCTTAACAAAGCACTGATTGCCGACAAAGAAATTTGGTCGACAAATGTTTCTGTTGACGTCGTACAATGCAACATCGTTCTTACAGGCATTGTAGGGACAAACAAAGAAAAACAAAAAATCACCCAACACGCCAGAGCCGTTCCAAAAGTTCGATCTGTTACCTCATATATTCAGGTGCAATAA
- a CDS encoding replication-associated recombination protein A: MEAKQPLADKIRPNSFEEFSGQEHLSARITALTKATRLPSLLMFGPPGCGKSTLALLLAKHTGLKWLRVSAPEAGLTQLRKSLKGVEVLVLDELHRFSKAQQDFFLPILESGEITLIATTTENPSFSVTRQLLSRLHTLKLKPLPNTSLQALAQKGAEACGVTLDEAVYEMVAGIAHGDARTMLNLVEYISQLPTEAREPDQLKAALPDVIARHDKNGDSHYELASAMIKSIRGSDVDAALYYLACLLEGGEDPRFVCRRLILSASEDVGLADPNALPLAVSCQQAVEFVGMPEGFIPLAETVTYLALAPKSNSTYAAYLAAAKEIRTHGRKPVPLHLRNPSTKLQKEWGYGKGYLYPHNYPEGYVPQQYLPDDLAGRRFYQQREQGVEPRLTAWLARARKSFR, encoded by the coding sequence ATGGAGGCAAAGCAACCTCTTGCAGACAAAATTCGTCCTAACTCCTTCGAGGAATTCTCAGGGCAAGAACACCTTTCTGCGCGTATTACCGCACTGACTAAAGCAACTCGCCTTCCAAGCTTGCTTATGTTCGGCCCTCCGGGATGTGGAAAATCGACTCTTGCGTTATTGCTTGCCAAACACACTGGTTTAAAGTGGCTGCGTGTCAGTGCTCCGGAAGCAGGCCTCACTCAGCTACGGAAGTCCCTTAAAGGCGTTGAGGTTCTGGTTCTGGACGAATTACATAGATTCTCTAAGGCTCAGCAGGACTTTTTTCTTCCTATTCTCGAATCAGGTGAAATCACGCTCATTGCAACAACTACGGAGAATCCTTCATTCAGCGTTACAAGACAACTGCTATCCCGACTCCATACACTTAAGCTAAAGCCATTACCTAACACATCACTTCAGGCTCTGGCTCAAAAAGGGGCAGAAGCATGTGGGGTAACACTTGATGAAGCTGTCTATGAAATGGTTGCAGGGATTGCCCACGGTGATGCGCGCACCATGCTAAACCTTGTCGAATATATTTCCCAACTTCCAACTGAAGCCAGAGAGCCGGATCAACTTAAGGCTGCCCTCCCTGACGTCATCGCACGTCATGACAAAAACGGTGACAGCCACTACGAACTTGCATCAGCAATGATCAAATCTATCCGTGGTAGCGACGTTGATGCAGCCCTCTACTACCTGGCCTGTCTGCTGGAAGGAGGAGAAGATCCCCGTTTTGTATGCCGCAGGCTAATTCTTTCTGCGTCAGAAGACGTAGGTCTTGCAGACCCTAATGCATTACCTTTGGCTGTATCATGCCAGCAAGCTGTAGAATTTGTTGGGATGCCGGAAGGATTCATTCCATTGGCTGAAACAGTAACATATTTGGCTCTTGCGCCTAAAAGCAATTCAACCTATGCAGCATACTTGGCCGCTGCTAAGGAAATACGAACACACGGAAGAAAACCTGTACCACTGCACTTACGAAATCCCTCTACTAAACTTCAAAAAGAATGGGGATACGGTAAAGGCTACCTATACCCTCACAACTATCCAGAAGGTTATGTTCCCCAGCAATATCTTCCTGACGATCTCGCAGGCCGTAGATTCTACCAGCAGCGAGAGCAAGGAGTTGAACCACGCCTGACAGCTTGGCTTGCTCGCGCCAGAAAAAGCTTCCGTTAA
- a CDS encoding 16S rRNA (uracil(1498)-N(3))-methyltransferase, whose amino-acid sequence MKTFFLEADKWDEHCVLDGQEAKHAIKVLRMKTGDTVRLLDGKGREGTFIITDTTKHTVSLEQQEIIEHPKPESEHYVAIGWGKSVRRGWIFEKAVEFGAAGLWFWQADRSQSKVPVEIKEGWEGQMQAGAKQCDNPWVPELATFTDGAKGVMNRAAEFDNIFMLWEGQSPSDILSSAQLDLSGKTLFIIGPEGGFSDAEANYFQEQGAKPVSLGKRILRWETAALLCLGLAWWKGEVNNAAR is encoded by the coding sequence ATGAAAACATTTTTTCTTGAAGCAGATAAATGGGACGAGCACTGCGTGCTCGATGGACAAGAAGCCAAGCATGCCATTAAAGTGCTGCGAATGAAAACAGGTGACACTGTCCGCCTACTTGATGGTAAAGGCCGTGAGGGTACATTTATCATTACAGATACGACCAAGCACACAGTATCGCTTGAACAGCAGGAAATCATAGAACATCCCAAACCGGAATCAGAGCACTATGTTGCTATCGGTTGGGGAAAATCTGTACGTCGTGGCTGGATTTTTGAGAAAGCTGTTGAATTTGGAGCCGCCGGACTTTGGTTCTGGCAAGCAGACCGTTCACAATCCAAAGTTCCTGTAGAAATTAAAGAAGGATGGGAAGGCCAAATGCAGGCCGGAGCAAAACAATGCGACAATCCTTGGGTTCCCGAACTTGCTACATTTACTGATGGTGCTAAAGGCGTCATGAATCGCGCAGCTGAATTCGACAACATATTCATGCTGTGGGAAGGTCAATCTCCATCTGACATTCTCTCATCTGCCCAACTAGATCTTTCAGGAAAAACACTGTTTATCATCGGACCAGAAGGTGGTTTTTCTGACGCTGAGGCAAACTACTTTCAGGAACAAGGCGCTAAACCAGTCAGCCTTGGAAAAAGAATTTTACGCTGGGAAACAGCGGCACTGCTGTGCCTCGGCCTAGCTTGGTGGAAAGGTGAAGTGAACAATGCTGCACGTTAG
- the gcvT gene encoding glycine cleavage system aminomethyltransferase GcvT, whose amino-acid sequence MSELLQTPLTAWHKAAGAKMAPFAGWEMPIQYTGIIAEHTHCRELASIYDICHMGEFGLVGDGACEALSKIVTHNLDKLAPGKCGYGFLLNEEGGIRDDLIIYCLEKDEYLLVVNAACIESDFNWIKENLPEHLTLEDMSDQTAKIDLQGPKAYEVLEKVFDSSLRDLKYFNFRTVEFNDQPLIISRTGYTGELGYEFYLPAENALPLWEALMAQEEVEPAGLGARDTLRLEVGLPLYGQDLDTTHSPTAAGMGWMLRSEADYVGKGKDREGTELLIPLSIPGRRSARHDDVVTLEDGTEVGRVTSGSYCPSVGHSVALAYVKVEAADNEKFLVKGARTSLEATKAELPFYKDGTARMKLVD is encoded by the coding sequence GTGTCTGAACTCTTACAAACCCCGCTTACCGCTTGGCACAAAGCTGCTGGTGCCAAGATGGCTCCGTTTGCAGGATGGGAAATGCCTATCCAGTACACCGGTATCATTGCTGAACACACCCACTGCCGTGAACTAGCATCTATTTATGACATCTGTCACATGGGCGAATTTGGTCTTGTAGGCGACGGCGCTTGTGAAGCTCTATCAAAAATCGTAACCCATAATCTGGACAAACTCGCTCCGGGTAAATGTGGTTATGGCTTCTTGCTGAACGAAGAGGGCGGTATCCGTGACGACCTTATTATTTACTGCCTTGAAAAAGATGAATATCTGCTCGTAGTTAACGCTGCATGCATCGAAAGCGATTTTAACTGGATTAAAGAAAACCTTCCTGAGCACCTCACTCTGGAAGACATGTCTGACCAGACAGCAAAAATTGACCTTCAGGGTCCTAAGGCATACGAAGTGCTCGAAAAAGTTTTCGACAGCTCCCTTCGTGACCTCAAATACTTCAACTTCCGCACTGTAGAATTCAACGACCAGCCACTTATTATCAGCCGCACCGGGTACACCGGTGAACTTGGTTACGAATTCTACCTCCCAGCAGAAAATGCACTTCCACTTTGGGAAGCACTTATGGCGCAGGAAGAAGTTGAACCAGCTGGACTTGGCGCACGCGACACTCTTCGCCTTGAAGTTGGCCTTCCACTCTACGGACAAGACCTTGATACTACGCACTCCCCTACCGCTGCCGGTATGGGCTGGATGCTCCGCTCCGAAGCAGACTACGTTGGAAAGGGCAAAGACCGTGAAGGCACTGAGCTTCTTATTCCTCTTTCCATTCCTGGTCGCCGTTCTGCACGTCATGATGATGTCGTTACTCTTGAAGACGGTACCGAGGTTGGACGCGTTACCAGTGGTTCCTACTGCCCTAGCGTTGGTCATTCTGTAGCGTTAGCATATGTAAAAGTTGAAGCAGCTGATAATGAGAAATTCCTCGTTAAAGGTGCTCGTACATCACTTGAAGCAACGAAAGCAGAACTGCCTTTCTACAAAGACGGCACAGCACGTATGAAGCTTGTTGACTAA
- a CDS encoding GAF domain-containing protein yields the protein MNTTACYERILGIICSVFDAYSAVLIMPDRSGSHFSVASSFSLGDMVNKDETFTAGTGKGLVGWIISNEAPMLVNDFDTRQYYLGYYAQNEETKIKAFMGVPLKNGAGVLCLDSKRQYSFSSKDQKILQLFGDLVYEVHSRSFVVEEQVNLSQQYHCLQVIYSLRKHLKKWDSFLSKFLVLLSETSRFEYCSLATRDEGGQNYHIEGENYQLLQGEVEEIPYGSGLVGWVFKNSTPFFVEGGKAASQTSPLYGKQKGVPQFVSVICIPLEIGGMTRGVLTLASESSKVIPEELKTFCQMASEHLSLFLENLYLRSKLYEAHRQVDDLQRAAAYEHENEELFSFSSKTQESE from the coding sequence ATGAATACAACCGCTTGTTATGAAAGAATTTTGGGCATTATTTGCAGTGTCTTTGATGCATACTCTGCTGTGCTGATTATGCCGGATCGTTCCGGTAGTCACTTTTCTGTGGCCAGCAGTTTTAGCCTTGGTGACATGGTGAATAAAGACGAGACCTTTACTGCCGGAACAGGAAAGGGGCTGGTTGGGTGGATCATTAGCAATGAAGCACCGATGCTGGTTAACGACTTTGACACCAGACAGTATTACCTTGGCTACTATGCTCAGAATGAAGAGACAAAAATTAAAGCCTTTATGGGGGTGCCGCTTAAAAACGGTGCCGGCGTGTTGTGTTTAGACAGTAAGCGACAGTATTCCTTTTCAAGTAAAGATCAAAAAATTCTGCAACTGTTCGGGGATCTCGTATATGAAGTGCACTCCCGTTCTTTTGTTGTAGAAGAACAAGTAAACTTATCGCAGCAGTACCATTGTTTGCAGGTTATTTATTCCTTACGAAAGCATTTGAAAAAGTGGGATTCTTTTTTATCTAAGTTTCTCGTTCTTCTTTCAGAAACCTCTCGTTTTGAATATTGCAGCCTTGCAACAAGGGATGAGGGCGGTCAAAATTATCATATTGAGGGTGAAAACTATCAACTGCTACAAGGTGAAGTGGAAGAAATTCCATATGGTAGCGGTTTGGTAGGCTGGGTGTTTAAAAATAGTACCCCTTTTTTTGTTGAAGGTGGTAAGGCTGCAAGTCAAACTTCTCCATTATATGGAAAGCAAAAGGGTGTGCCGCAATTTGTCAGTGTTATTTGTATTCCGCTGGAAATTGGTGGTATGACTCGTGGGGTTTTAACCCTTGCGAGTGAAAGCTCTAAAGTTATTCCAGAAGAGCTTAAGACATTTTGTCAGATGGCTTCAGAGCATCTTTCCTTATTTTTGGAGAATTTGTATTTACGCAGCAAGCTGTACGAAGCGCATCGACAGGTGGATGACCTGCAACGCGCAGCAGCTTACGAACATGAAAATGAAGAACTGTTTTCATTTTCATCTAAGACCCAAGAGAGCGAATAA
- the mreB gene encoding rod shape-determining protein produces the protein MLGKLLSMFGKDLAMDLGTANTLLYTKKDGIVLNEPSVVAIDVERNSVLAVGREAKEFLGRTPQRIRAIRPMKDGVIADFEVTKQMISYFIKKVITGFSLVKPNIVICVPTGITQVEKRAVIESAQQAGARDVKLVEEPMAAAIGASRPIHQPVGTMVVDIGGGTTEVAIISLSAIAYAESVRVAGDALNSAVQRYFQEEFQLLVGENQAEKVKMTIGSAFPLPEPLVMTVPGKDIVSGTPTSVEVTDEDIRLALSESVKAIVFAVRKALEKTPPELASDIAEHGLLLAGGGALLKGLNELIMQETGLQVVIDEDPLTTVVRGTGKTLEDRVKFSDVYIN, from the coding sequence ATGCTAGGAAAACTCTTGAGCATGTTCGGGAAAGATCTGGCCATGGATCTTGGAACTGCTAATACGCTTCTATATACTAAAAAAGACGGGATAGTGCTTAACGAGCCGTCAGTTGTTGCGATTGATGTCGAACGCAACAGTGTTCTCGCAGTCGGGCGTGAAGCGAAAGAATTTCTTGGTCGTACTCCTCAGCGTATTCGTGCAATCCGTCCTATGAAGGATGGGGTGATTGCGGATTTTGAGGTTACCAAGCAAATGATTTCATATTTTATTAAAAAGGTTATTACAGGCTTCAGTCTGGTAAAGCCTAATATTGTTATCTGTGTGCCTACCGGTATTACTCAGGTTGAAAAGCGTGCAGTAATTGAATCTGCTCAGCAGGCAGGTGCACGAGATGTCAAACTTGTTGAAGAGCCTATGGCAGCAGCGATCGGTGCTTCGCGTCCTATCCATCAGCCTGTTGGTACAATGGTTGTTGATATCGGCGGTGGTACTACCGAGGTTGCGATTATTTCTCTCTCCGCTATTGCGTATGCAGAATCAGTTCGCGTAGCAGGTGATGCTCTTAACAGCGCTGTACAAAGATATTTTCAGGAAGAGTTTCAGCTTCTTGTTGGGGAAAATCAGGCAGAGAAGGTTAAAATGACTATTGGCTCTGCTTTTCCTTTGCCGGAACCTTTGGTAATGACTGTACCTGGTAAAGATATTGTTTCAGGAACACCGACTTCGGTTGAAGTTACTGATGAAGATATCCGCCTTGCGCTTTCAGAATCAGTAAAAGCAATTGTTTTTGCTGTGCGTAAAGCGCTTGAAAAAACCCCGCCTGAGCTAGCAAGTGACATTGCAGAACACGGCCTGCTGTTAGCAGGTGGTGGCGCGTTACTTAAAGGGCTTAATGAGCTTATTATGCAAGAGACTGGGTTACAGGTCGTCATTGATGAAGACCCGCTGACCACAGTTGTTCGAGGGACCGGTAAGACTCTGGAAGATCGGGTAAAGTTCTCGGATGTGTATATAAACTAA
- a CDS encoding inositol monophosphatase family protein has protein sequence MDLQKLLPQVRAAVIESGALIREAWDKPRKVRYKGRIDLVTETDVAVEHDLKARLAKILPVASFLAEESEADAPLSDLTWIIDPIDGTTNFTHQVPFVCTSVGLWHKDRIVLGVINAPIMNECFYAASGLGAWCNDKRIFVTRNDKIEHSLVATGFPYTVSEEADEVTDRLRRVLKAAQGVRRLGAAALDLAYLAAGRFDVFYEKGLKPWDVAAGWLIVNEAGGWVTEYDASKDFSLYSPNILASNTLLHAQMTKLM, from the coding sequence ATGGATTTACAAAAGTTGTTACCACAGGTTCGAGCTGCTGTTATTGAATCTGGTGCACTTATTCGTGAAGCATGGGATAAACCGCGTAAAGTTCGTTACAAAGGTCGAATTGACCTTGTAACTGAAACTGATGTGGCTGTTGAGCATGATCTTAAGGCTCGTCTCGCAAAAATCCTTCCTGTAGCAAGCTTTCTTGCTGAGGAGAGTGAAGCAGATGCTCCGTTGAGCGACCTTACTTGGATTATTGATCCGATCGATGGCACAACAAACTTTACACATCAGGTTCCATTTGTTTGTACCTCTGTTGGGTTATGGCATAAGGATCGAATTGTATTGGGCGTAATTAACGCTCCAATCATGAATGAATGTTTTTATGCTGCCTCAGGCCTCGGAGCATGGTGTAACGATAAGCGAATCTTCGTTACACGGAACGACAAGATCGAGCATTCATTGGTTGCAACAGGATTTCCTTATACGGTTTCCGAAGAAGCTGATGAGGTTACAGATCGCCTGCGTCGCGTGTTAAAAGCAGCACAGGGGGTGCGTCGTCTGGGCGCAGCGGCATTGGATTTAGCATATCTTGCTGCTGGTCGTTTTGATGTGTTCTATGAAAAAGGTTTAAAGCCTTGGGATGTTGCGGCAGGCTGGCTGATTGTAAATGAAGCTGGTGGCTGGGTGACAGAATACGATGCATCGAAGGATTTTTCTTTGTATTCACCAAATATTTTGGCAAGCAACACATTGCTACATGCACAGATGACTAAGCTTATGTAA
- a CDS encoding NUDIX domain-containing protein, translated as MSDITYPNTSAANAVSRGSHIEVVDSNGKPLMVMPSATAHQQQLAMKSVFVLIYNKQGKFFLQRRADNKALAPGMWDISAATHVGADEALEAAAERVLLKELNLTAAKLHYQKSQQVRIDDATLWSSIYSANIGTKTLTPNPDEVQDGLYVDAEELQSLYEHFPDMLTPVLVWAIEANIIFASTS; from the coding sequence ATGTCAGACATTACATATCCAAATACTTCCGCCGCCAATGCAGTTTCCCGGGGAAGTCATATTGAAGTAGTAGACAGCAATGGCAAACCTCTCATGGTCATGCCATCAGCAACAGCACACCAACAGCAACTTGCCATGAAGTCTGTCTTTGTTCTTATCTACAATAAGCAAGGGAAGTTTTTTCTGCAACGAAGGGCAGACAATAAAGCGTTAGCACCCGGCATGTGGGATATTTCAGCCGCAACTCACGTAGGTGCAGATGAAGCGCTTGAAGCCGCCGCGGAACGAGTATTGTTAAAAGAACTCAACCTGACAGCAGCAAAACTACATTACCAAAAATCACAGCAGGTGCGCATTGACGACGCTACTCTGTGGAGCTCCATCTACTCTGCCAATATCGGCACAAAAACTCTCACACCAAATCCGGACGAAGTTCAAGATGGACTATATGTAGACGCTGAAGAGCTGCAGTCTCTCTACGAGCACTTTCCCGACATGCTCACGCCAGTTCTTGTATGGGCTATAGAAGCAAATATCATCTTTGCCTCAACCTCATAA